CTCCCGACAGCGTCCCCGCCAGTTGGGTGCGCCGATCCTTGAGCCGAGGAAAGAGCACGTAGCTCTTCTCCAGGTCCGCCTGGATGCCGTCCGCGTCCTTGCGCAGATAGGCCCCCAGCTCCAGGTTCTCCAGCACCGTGAGGTTCGGGAAGATGCCCCGGCCCTCGGGGGCATGCGCCATGCCCTTGGGCACCAGCTGGTGCGCCTTCTTCCCGGTGATGTCCTCACCCGAGAAGGAGATGCGCCCGCCCACCGGCTTGAGCATCCCGCTCACCGCGCGCAGCGTGCTCGTCTTGCCCGCGCCATTGGCGCCGATGAGCGCCACCACCTCGCCCTTGCCCACCGTCAGCGTCACGCCCCGCAGCGCCTGGATGGCCCCATAGGAGACCTTCAACCCCTCCACCGCCAGCAGCGGCGGGAACTCGGGGCGCGTGCCCAACAGCTTCACCTGCGCCTCGCTCACGCCGAGCCTCCGTGCGACTGTCCTTGCGACTCCAGATAGCTGTCTCCCAGGTACGCCTCGATGACCTTGCGGTCACTGCGCACCTCGGCCGGCGCTCCCCAGGCGATCTTCTCG
Above is a window of Cystobacter fuscus DNA encoding:
- a CDS encoding ABC transporter ATP-binding protein; its protein translation is MSEAQVKLLGTRPEFPPLLAVEGLKVSYGAIQALRGVTLTVGKGEVVALIGANGAGKTSTLRAVSGMLKPVGGRISFSGEDITGKKAHQLVPKGMAHAPEGRGIFPNLTVLENLELGAYLRKDADGIQADLEKSYVLFPRLKDRRTQLAGTLSGGEQQMLAIARALLSRPTLLLLDEPSLGLAPQVTENIFRNLRDVNAAGVSILLVEQNAHLALNFAHYGYVLETGEVVMAGAGKALLESPEIRKAYLGE